Proteins encoded together in one Aminipila butyrica window:
- a CDS encoding RluA family pseudouridine synthase, with product MGEYGKTWYNERMIKLVITENEDKQRLDRFLKKYLKNASLSYIYKLIRKDIKINGKRGSAETVLVQGDELSLYMTEEDLASLTAVKKDQKAKRQFNIAYEDEQLLVAEKPFGLLTHGDSTEKKNHLANQVISYLIEKGDYRPDRERTFVPSPVNRLDRNTTGLVMFGKNSSSLQTLNKMIREKGYVSKYYLTIVAGELKEGLILQDKMEKDGRKNMVRVMPMEEEGGKVMETIARPLIWKNGYTLVEVELVTGRTHQIRAHLAGAGYPVIGDTKYGDPSVNRRIEKRFRLTTQFLHAYKLSFHEADEPLQYMIGKDIEGRLPKNLEDIRQELFD from the coding sequence ATGGGCGAATATGGAAAGACATGGTATAACGAACGCATGATTAAATTGGTAATAACAGAAAATGAAGATAAGCAAAGACTGGACAGGTTTTTGAAAAAATACTTAAAGAATGCTTCCTTGAGTTACATTTATAAATTGATACGCAAGGATATAAAAATCAACGGCAAGAGGGGAAGTGCCGAGACGGTTTTGGTCCAGGGCGATGAGTTGAGTTTGTATATGACCGAGGAAGACCTGGCTTCCCTGACAGCTGTAAAGAAAGACCAGAAGGCTAAGCGACAGTTTAATATCGCCTATGAGGATGAGCAGTTGCTGGTGGCGGAAAAACCCTTTGGCTTGTTGACACACGGAGATTCCACGGAGAAGAAAAACCACCTGGCCAATCAGGTGATTTCCTATCTGATTGAAAAAGGCGACTACAGACCAGATCGAGAGCGGACTTTTGTGCCTTCTCCAGTCAATCGGCTGGACCGCAATACGACTGGATTGGTGATGTTTGGCAAAAACAGCAGTTCCTTACAGACACTCAACAAGATGATTCGAGAAAAGGGCTATGTGAGCAAGTATTACTTGACTATAGTAGCTGGGGAGTTAAAAGAAGGACTGATTCTTCAAGACAAGATGGAGAAAGACGGTCGTAAAAATATGGTGAGAGTCATGCCCATGGAGGAAGAAGGTGGAAAGGTGATGGAGACCATCGCCCGTCCGCTGATTTGGAAAAATGGGTATACTTTAGTTGAGGTAGAGTTGGTGACAGGCAGAACTCATCAAATTCGAGCACACTTAGCTGGAGCTGGCTATCCGGTTATCGGCGATACCAAATATGGGGACCCTTCGGTGAACCGGAGGATTGAGAAACGATTTAGATTGACAACACAATTCCTTCATGCGTACAAGCTATCCTTTCATGAAGCAGACGAACCGCTCCAGTATATGATAGGGAAAGACATAGAGGGCAGGCTGCCAAAAAATCTGGAAGACATAAGACAGGAATTATTTGATTAG
- a CDS encoding MltG/YceG/YrrL family protein, whose translation MRKIKDILYDTSDILTACFIVLAASLVIWASIGNIMDYPAFVAAQSQKEEVNTNFGLAVPVGDGTSGGAVTNGGTGGDSESPYSIYINYGESTNTIAQRFVDVGLFDSVSQFNTLLTEMNAASQIKAGNFIIPANATPEEVIQKIITTPSGN comes from the coding sequence ATGAGAAAAATTAAGGATATCTTATATGATACCAGCGATATATTGACCGCTTGTTTTATCGTTCTAGCCGCAAGTCTTGTCATTTGGGCCAGCATTGGAAATATCATGGACTATCCAGCTTTTGTGGCTGCTCAATCTCAAAAAGAGGAAGTCAACACCAACTTTGGCCTGGCCGTTCCCGTGGGAGACGGCACCAGTGGCGGAGCAGTTACTAACGGCGGCACCGGTGGTGACAGTGAATCACCCTACTCCATCTACATCAATTACGGCGAATCGACCAACACCATCGCCCAAAGGTTCGTGGATGTAGGTTTATTTGATTCCGTCAGTCAGTTCAACACACTTTTGACTGAGATGAATGCCGCTTCTCAAATCAAGGCGGGTAACTTCATTATTCCTGCCAATGCGACTCCAGAGGAAGTCATCCAAAAAATTATCACCACCCCATCGGGAAACTAG
- the fba gene encoding class II fructose-1,6-bisphosphate aldolase: protein MALITSKEIFAKALTKDYAVGAFNVNNMEIIQGIVDAAKAENAPLILQVSAGARKYARPAYLLKLVEAAIEDSGLDIVLHLDHGEDFEICKKCVDDGFSSVMIDGSKHDFEENIALTKQVVEYAHSKGAVVEAELGKLAGVEDDIKVDVRSATFTDPEEAAEFVQRTGVDSLAIAIGTSHGAYKFKGEPYLDFERLKKIHELIPNTPLVLHGASTVLPEFVAKCNEYGGNIPGAQGVPEEMITTAAKYGICKVNIDTDLRLAMTAEVRKFLVEAPEEFDPRKYLAPARDAIQRMVQHKIKNVLNASGQR, encoded by the coding sequence ATGGCTTTAATTACGTCAAAAGAGATATTTGCAAAGGCTTTAACAAAAGACTATGCAGTAGGCGCATTTAATGTAAATAATATGGAAATTATACAGGGGATTGTGGATGCGGCCAAAGCAGAAAATGCACCGCTGATTCTGCAAGTATCAGCTGGGGCTAGAAAATATGCTCGTCCGGCTTATTTACTAAAGCTGGTAGAGGCTGCTATAGAGGATTCGGGATTAGATATCGTTCTGCACCTGGATCATGGGGAAGATTTTGAGATTTGCAAGAAGTGTGTAGATGACGGCTTTTCTTCTGTGATGATTGATGGATCAAAACATGATTTTGAAGAAAACATTGCACTGACTAAACAAGTGGTGGAATATGCTCACAGCAAGGGTGCGGTAGTGGAAGCTGAGCTGGGCAAGCTGGCTGGAGTAGAAGACGATATCAAGGTGGATGTTCGTTCTGCTACTTTTACCGATCCAGAGGAAGCTGCTGAGTTTGTACAGCGGACCGGGGTGGATTCCTTGGCCATCGCCATTGGCACCAGCCACGGAGCCTATAAGTTTAAGGGGGAACCGTATCTGGATTTTGAACGGCTGAAAAAGATTCATGAACTGATTCCGAATACACCCCTTGTCCTTCACGGAGCATCCACGGTTCTGCCAGAGTTTGTTGCCAAGTGCAACGAATATGGCGGCAATATTCCGGGAGCACAGGGCGTACCGGAGGAGATGATTACTACGGCGGCTAAGTATGGTATCTGCAAGGTAAATATCGATACGGACCTGCGGCTGGCCATGACGGCAGAGGTGCGGAAGTTCTTGGTGGAAGCACCTGAAGAATTTGACCCGAGAAAATATCTGGCACCGGCTAGAGATGCTATCCAGCGCATGGTGCAGCACAAAATTAAAAATGTACTGAACGCTTCCGGTCAACGGTAG
- a CDS encoding carbohydrate-binding domain-containing protein yields MNRELVQQSKKKLIAGALAGTMIVSGFGISVLTAEAAEAADGSSKSSAVLLSEKDAQLAVLTQAAAGVKVYSDYTAGTYQQVTLKGDSITFEGTGATVSGSDLLIHAGGTYVLSGTLNDGAIIIDDTADEENVVLVLNNAKITSKDGAPIYVKNSGKNVIISLPEGTDSSVTDGASYTYEYIETSTDSESGETSSQPTAAIFSKDDLRINGSGKLTVNANYKDGIAGKDDVEIAEATLVINAADDGLVGKDSVAIASGSLTIKAGGDGIKSTNSQDTAKGYIAIADGTFDITSGNDGIQAESILLTLDGDYTIKTGDGAAAASKSAKENQNFQGGDRQQMQTPNGTEATRPADRTSSAAMNAAGPRPDNGSKTSKINEQTNANNGNNSTTTTSTGSTSTATEESESIKALKAGTKIAIQGGNFNIDSQDDSIHSNDGIAIADGTFQLASGDDAIHADGILNIYGGDIGITASYEGLEGAQINISGGDIDLVASDDGINVSGGNDSSGFGGFAAGNSGGMTEPATGATAKTSNTSAAAETSVSETTTTTADTNSSAVNSTLHISGGKINVDADGDGIDINGSGYMTGGTVAVNGPTNNGNGGLDYDGVFEVTGGTLVVTGSSGMAQAPSSGSTLNSVATAVTTQAAGTEVKLVSSDGTTVMTFTPEKEFSHVVISSSVIETGKTYKIMAGSTELASFTSDSVVTNLSGGDMAGGFNGGGMGGSPGQQPGNPSKGNMTAPENNGATTTGQ; encoded by the coding sequence ATGAACAGAGAACTCGTACAGCAGAGTAAAAAGAAACTTATTGCCGGAGCCCTAGCGGGAACCATGATTGTATCAGGATTTGGTATCTCTGTGCTGACCGCAGAAGCGGCGGAAGCAGCAGATGGAAGCAGCAAGTCATCCGCGGTCTTGCTCTCTGAAAAGGATGCCCAGTTGGCAGTCCTGACCCAAGCAGCTGCTGGGGTCAAGGTTTATTCCGACTACACCGCCGGAACGTATCAACAGGTAACGTTAAAGGGAGACAGCATCACCTTTGAGGGCACTGGTGCTACGGTCAGCGGAAGCGACCTGCTGATTCACGCAGGAGGCACTTACGTGCTAAGTGGCACGTTGAACGATGGAGCTATCATCATAGATGATACAGCCGATGAAGAGAACGTCGTGCTGGTGCTGAATAATGCTAAGATTACCAGCAAAGACGGAGCGCCTATTTATGTAAAAAACAGCGGAAAGAATGTGATTATTTCGTTGCCGGAAGGAACTGATAGCAGTGTGACAGACGGAGCCAGTTACACCTACGAATACATCGAGACCAGCACCGACAGCGAAAGCGGAGAGACTTCCTCTCAGCCCACAGCCGCTATTTTTTCTAAAGATGACTTGCGGATAAACGGCAGCGGAAAGCTTACGGTCAACGCTAATTATAAAGACGGAATTGCTGGAAAGGATGACGTGGAAATTGCAGAAGCTACCTTAGTTATCAATGCGGCTGATGATGGCCTTGTCGGCAAAGACAGCGTTGCCATCGCCAGCGGCAGCCTGACCATCAAGGCCGGCGGAGATGGTATTAAATCTACTAATTCTCAGGACACCGCTAAGGGCTATATTGCCATTGCAGATGGAACCTTTGATATCACCAGCGGCAACGATGGCATTCAAGCGGAATCCATCCTGCTGACTTTAGATGGCGATTACACCATTAAGACTGGTGACGGAGCTGCGGCAGCTAGTAAGTCTGCTAAGGAAAATCAGAACTTTCAGGGTGGAGATCGGCAGCAGATGCAGACTCCGAATGGAACGGAAGCGACCAGACCTGCTGATCGGACTAGCAGTGCAGCCATGAACGCAGCCGGACCTCGGCCGGACAATGGCAGTAAGACTAGTAAGATAAATGAACAAACAAATGCAAATAATGGGAATAACAGCACAACAACGACATCAACAGGGAGTACTTCTACGGCGACAGAAGAGAGTGAGAGCATAAAGGCTTTAAAGGCAGGCACAAAAATTGCTATTCAGGGCGGAAACTTCAACATCGACAGCCAGGATGATTCCATTCATTCTAATGATGGCATTGCTATAGCAGATGGAACCTTCCAGCTTGCTTCTGGGGACGATGCTATTCATGCAGATGGCATTCTCAACATCTATGGCGGTGATATCGGCATTACCGCCAGCTACGAAGGCCTGGAAGGTGCGCAGATTAATATCAGCGGTGGGGACATTGATTTAGTAGCCAGCGATGACGGCATCAATGTTTCCGGTGGCAACGACAGTTCTGGATTCGGCGGATTTGCAGCTGGGAACAGCGGCGGAATGACAGAACCAGCCACAGGGGCTACAGCAAAGACATCAAATACTAGTGCCGCCGCTGAAACTTCGGTAAGCGAAACCACGACGACAACGGCGGACACCAACTCCTCGGCTGTGAATTCAACCTTGCATATCAGCGGGGGAAAGATTAATGTCGATGCAGATGGAGACGGCATTGACATCAACGGCTCCGGGTACATGACCGGCGGCACGGTAGCCGTAAACGGGCCCACCAACAACGGTAACGGCGGTTTAGATTATGACGGTGTATTTGAGGTGACAGGGGGAACCCTGGTGGTCACTGGGTCCTCGGGTATGGCGCAGGCCCCTTCTTCGGGCAGTACGCTGAACTCCGTAGCCACTGCCGTTACCACTCAGGCAGCAGGCACCGAAGTGAAACTGGTGAGCAGTGACGGCACTACGGTTATGACGTTCACACCAGAAAAAGAGTTTTCCCATGTGGTTATCAGCTCCTCTGTTATCGAGACAGGCAAGACGTACAAGATCATGGCTGGCAGCACAGAACTGGCTAGTTTTACGTCAGATTCTGTCGTCACCAATCTGTCTGGCGGTGATATGGCCGGAGGCTTCAACGGAGGAGGAATGGGCGGCAGCCCCGGGCAACAGCCCGGTAACCCGTCAAAAGGGAACATGACAGCTCCTGAAAACAACGGGGCCACTACTACAGGGCAGTAA
- a CDS encoding DUF4956 domain-containing protein: protein MLNSITENLTTTLSSAETTNLEVVLAMIVALGLGIIIAAAYLISNRYAMNRKSFSITLIMLPIILAVIILFVGSNVARAFSLAGVLSIIRFRSAPGDAKDIGYIFFATAAGVGCGVGMYLGSSLFVVFMSAIMLILEKLNLGDNGKSKRLKIIIPEDLNYENAFEEVFQQYARRHVLQRIKTTDLGSLYEASYEVTLKAGTSEKEFIDELRVRNGNLNITMTLGGE, encoded by the coding sequence ATGCTTAATTCTATTACAGAAAATTTAACGACCACCTTATCCAGTGCTGAAACCACTAATTTAGAGGTGGTGCTGGCCATGATTGTAGCTTTGGGTTTGGGTATTATCATTGCAGCTGCCTATTTAATATCTAATCGATACGCGATGAATCGGAAAAGTTTTTCCATCACCTTGATTATGTTACCAATTATTTTAGCTGTTATTATTCTCTTTGTAGGAAGCAATGTAGCAAGGGCTTTCTCCCTGGCAGGAGTGTTGTCCATCATTCGGTTTCGAAGTGCACCGGGAGATGCTAAAGACATCGGCTATATCTTTTTCGCCACCGCTGCCGGTGTGGGTTGTGGCGTAGGCATGTATCTGGGCAGCAGCCTTTTCGTAGTCTTTATGTCCGCAATCATGTTGATTTTAGAGAAACTAAATCTAGGGGATAATGGCAAATCAAAGAGATTAAAGATTATTATTCCAGAGGACTTGAATTACGAAAATGCCTTTGAAGAAGTCTTTCAGCAATATGCACGCAGACATGTTTTGCAACGGATTAAGACGACGGATTTAGGGTCTCTGTACGAAGCCAGCTATGAAGTAACCTTAAAGGCAGGGACCTCAGAAAAGGAATTTATCGATGAACTGCGGGTGAGGAACGGCAACCTGAACATAACCATGACCCTGGGCGGAGAGTAA